In one window of Bos taurus isolate L1 Dominette 01449 registration number 42190680 breed Hereford chromosome 15, ARS-UCD2.0, whole genome shotgun sequence DNA:
- the OR52Z19 gene encoding olfactory receptor 52Z1P yields MLFFAVIYSGSFPSIFHIKDLGHFSTTTSNYTSPPLTASLLTGVPGLEDFHIWISIPFSFMYHLAVTGNGLVMVMVIWDRSLHEPMYLFLAILALNHVLLCTVTVPKMLLIFWQGPSISTFSACLTQMFYVHALSESAVLLAMAFDHYVAICAPLHYTTLLTGSLMSKMVLALVARSVAVVTPGILLILRLHFCRSNIIHHTYCENMGIAKLACYSIVPNSIYGLTAALLTTGLDLVPISLSYWLILRTVLRLPSREARTKASGTCGAHACVLLIFYTLAFFSSFTHRFGHHAPRHVLILLANLYLLVPPTMNPIVYGVKTKGCECYDSVPNLNHPSVIKQQGTGESRIEIQV; encoded by the coding sequence ATGCTCTTTTTTGCAGTTATTTACTCTGGctcttttccttctatttttcacATAAAAGACTTAGGCCACTTCTCTACAACAACATCAAACTATACATCCCCTCCCCTCACTGCCTCCTTGCTGACTGGCGTCCCAGGATTAGAAGACTTCCACATTTGGATTTCCATCCCTTTCAGCTTCATGTACCATTTGGCTGTGACAGGCAATGGCCTGGTTATGGTGATGGTGATCTGGGACAGAAGCCTCCATGAACCCATGTATCTCTTCCTGGCCATACTAGCTCTCAATCATGTTCTACTTTGTACCGTCACAGTGCCCAAAATGCTTCTTATCTTTTGGCAGGGCCCTTCCATATCAACATTCTCTGCCTGTCTCACGCAGATGTTTTATGTTCATGCTCTCTCTGAATCTGCTGTCCTACTGGCCATGGCTTTTGACCACTATGTGGCTATCTGTGCACCACTCCATTATACCACCCTACTTACAGGCTCTCTCATGAGCAAAATGGTCCTGGCTCTGGTGGCTCGAAGTGTGGCTGTGGTCACCCCTGGCATCCTACTTATTCTCCGCCTGCACTTCTGCCGGAGCAACATCATTCACCACACTTATTGTGAGAACATGGGCATTGCCAAATTGGCTTGCTATAGCATTGTCCCTAATAGCATTTATGGGCTCACTGCTGCTCTCCTCACCACAGGACTGGACCTTGTCCCTATCTCCCTGTCCTACTGGTTAATCTTGAGAACAGTCTTGCGACTGCCTTCTAGGGAAGCCCGGACAAAGGCCTCTGGAACTTGTGGAGCCCATGCATGTGTCCTCCTGATATTCTACACTCTggccttcttttcctcctttaccCATCGCTTTGGACACCATGCACCCAGGCATGTCCTTATCCTCCTGGCAAATCTGTACTTACTGGTGCCGCCTACCATGAACCCCATTGTTTATGGGGTAAAGACAAAAGGTTGTGAGTGCTATGACTCTGTGCCCAACCTAAACCATCCAAGCGTAATAAAGCAACAAGGAACAGGGGAGTCAAGGATTGAGATACAGGTTTAA
- the OR51G4 gene encoding olfactory receptor family 51 subfamily G member 4, with the protein MADSNHTGTSFFLTGLPGLEAGHTWLSIPLCAMYVAALVGNSLILWVVRSEPSLHQPMYYFLSMLAMTDLGLSASTLPTMLSIYMLGVREVALDVCLAQLFFIHTFSIMESSVLLAMAFDRFVAISKPLHYGTILTSPRIARLGLVIVVRSIGLHIPAPIMLKQLPYCRTRLLSHSYCLHPDVMKLACADTHTNSVYGLFVVLSTLGVDSVLIVLSYGLILQTVLSIASKAERLKALNTCVSHICAVLLFYTPMIGLSMIHRFGRRASPSSHVLLSYLHFLTPPLLNPVVYTIKTRQIRLKMLHLFRSDRTGIRDLLS; encoded by the coding sequence ATGGCAGACTCCAACCACACTGGCACCTCCTTCTTCCTCACAGGCCTGCCAGGCCTTGAGGCTGGGCACACGTGGCTCTCCATTCCTCTGTGTGCCATGTATGTGGCTGCTCTGGTAGGAAACAGCCTGATCCTGTGGGTGGTGAGGTCAGAGCCCTCCCTACACCAGCCCATGTACTACTTCCTGTCCATGTTGGCTATGACCGACCTGGGGCTGTCTGCCTCCACCCTGCCCACCATGCTCTCCATCTACATGCTGGGAGTCAGGGAGGTGGCCCTGGATGTGTGTCTGGCCCAGCTCTTCTTCATCCACACCTTCTCAATCATGGAGTCCTCTGTGCTGCTGGCCATGGCTTTTGACCGTTTTGTAGCCATCAGCAAGCCCCTGCACTACGGTACCATCCTCACGAGTCCCAGGATTGCCAGGCTGGGCCTGGTCATTGTGGTACGCAGCATCGGTCTCCACATCCCAGCCCCCATCATGCTGAAGCAGCTGCCTTACTGCAGGACTCGCCTGCTGTCCCACTCCTACTGCCTGCACCCGGATGTCATGAAGCTGGCCTGTGCTGACACCCACACGAACAGTGTCTATGGTCTCTTTGTGGTGCTGTCCACACTGGGGGTAGACTCTGTGCTCATTGTCCTGTCCTATGGGCTCATCCTCCAGACAGTGCTGTCCATTGCATCCAAGGCTGAGCGCCTCAAAGCCCTCAACACTTGTGTCTCCCACATCTGTGCTGTGCTGCTCTTCTACACACCTATGATTGGCCTGTCCATGATCCACAGATTTGGCAGACGAGCTTCCCCTTCCAGCCATGTGCTGCTCTCTTATCTGCACTTTCTCACACCTCCATTGCTCAACCCAGTGGTTTATACCATTAAGACCAGGCAGATCCGACTGAAGATGCTGCACCTTTTCCGCTCAGACAGGACCGGCATCAGAGATTTGCTCTCATGA